In Synchiropus splendidus isolate RoL2022-P1 chromosome 11, RoL_Sspl_1.0, whole genome shotgun sequence, the DNA window GGAGACTGAACCTGCTCCACGGTTTATGGCAAAACACCCTGATACATTGTTTGCAGAGATCAAGGTTGGGAAAATGTGGGCGGATGGTCAGGAGAAGCCAAGGTGGGGAGGGTGTTGGTGTGAAGTGCCCcaaacaggaaaaaagaaagtgtaCTTCTGTacagtaaacaaaaataaataaatgaagtgcaTATACCCGGAACACACacagtaaaaaacaaacttcacctTTTCTCTATTGCATATTTAAACTGACCTTTTTATGATTTCTCTAAAAACGACTCAGATTATTATGAACATTTTGTGCCTGGATAGtttcttatttctttttcacaacAGCCAGATTTACAACAATTGTTCATTTGCTGTTTTGGTCCGTTCAAATTCTAATGTTGCATCGAAACTGAACCAGTTCAAACCAGTCACGCCGCCCGCAGATAAGAGAAGATAACATGATGAAGTGGCAGACAAGTGAAGAGCACTTGTCGCTTTTGATGTCATGACTTCAATTGAACTAGATTCTGAGGACTCAGCAAATGAAACACCCACACAGTCTGTGGAAACGTCTTGCTGACTTTCATTACTACCGTGCACTGTTTTCATGCTCACTGGCCCTGAATGACCGTGAATGAGtgaaaatggagggaaaaataCAATGTCCCTAAATAAATAATCGGATGTATTAAAGAATATGAAAACTAAATCgataaaaatatttacaacCATTATTAtcacaataacattttttttttttaatttgaactgTCACATACGAAAGTGGCATGCATTGAAAAATATatctaatattattattatattaaataatattattattattattaaaagaagaatacaaaacaaaaaaatgatttttcagaaCTTTTCTGAGACACTCATCTACTGGGAGCCGTAAAGTGGAGATTAAGATGAAAtctaatctaaatctaaattatatatatatatatatatatatatatatattttttttttttttttttttttaaattaaatgattttaaacaaattttatttttttagagaaACGTTGATACGGTATAAAAGTCCTACCTGCAGCTCCAGCCTCCGACCTGTCTCCACAGGAGGTGACAGAGCGTAATCCTCCCTCAGACAGGCTGGTGTTCATGAAGAAGCTGTAGACACATGTGCTGGAGGACTGTCCCTCGCGCTCATCTCCACACTCGTACTCATGATTCCCTTCAGTGTAAACTGAAGCAGGTCCAGATGGAAACTTTCCAGGTGGAAAACAGGAGGTTAAATCCTCCAGTGTTgggcgaggaggaggacttGAGGCTCCTGGATGGACTGGTTTGGACACATCTACAGATAACAGCAGGATAAATGTCATTCAGGTGTTGAATTATTgtcatttgaaacatgaaaaatgtctcTACCTGCCACCATCAGCTCCACGCGCTTCAATAAAGCCCATCTTCGCTGATATACTTccacacagatgaaaactgcaGAATCTTCATTCTTCACTTCAGAAAGAATGAGGGAGAAATTCCTGTCCCTCTCAAGTTTAATGTGAGGATACTCTGCAGAGAAGCCATGTTTCGCAAAAATAACCAGAGAATGGTCCAGTCCCAGTCGGATCCAATACAAATTCAAAACAGACTCGCGCTCACAAGTCAAAGTAACATCATCACCAGGTCTCACAGTCTGCTTCTCAGACATCATATTCTTCTCACTCCCtgagtcagagaagagaagagtcagATGAAGCCCTCCAACACTGCctccaggtgtgagacagtagAGTTTACTCACGGGCtcggtggaggagcagcagcacagtcacgACCATCAACATCCTTCCTTGTTGGTCTGAGCTCTGTCGAGACTGAGGCACAGAAGAAGTGACATCTAGAAGGAGGAGCCAGACACAGGACAGACTGATTGGTCTTCGCTCGACTCTCATGTCTCAGTGGAAACTTCTCATCAAAGGCTCTGAACATCAGCGGAAAGGTTTCTCACCAAGTCACCGTGAGATGCAGAATGATACGTTT includes these proteins:
- the LOC128767482 gene encoding uncharacterized protein LOC128767482; translated protein: MLMVVTVLLLLHRARSEKNMMSEKQTVRPGDDVTLTCERESVLNLYWIRLGLDHSLVIFAKHGFSAEYPHIKLERDRNFSLILSEVKNEDSAVFICVEVYQRRWALLKRVELMVADVSKPVHPGASSPPPRPTLEDLTSCFPPGKFPSGPASVYTEGNHEYECGDEREGQSSSTCVYSFFMNTSLSEGGLRSVTSCGDRSEAGAAEASSSFPNCRIMAGVLGAALAVSLMVTIFLLHSIKKLKNAAALQADGVEHQQEDSVTYSTAVQFRHQPREKRGRNLSPPEQQCIYTSVRTHH